The following DNA comes from Caulobacter mirabilis.
ACACGGGCCGTCGGCCCTCCCCAGGGCAGAAGGTTCATCACCCCGCTGCTCATGATGATGACGCAGGCCATCATCCGCACGTCCATCTTCATGTGCCGATAGAGCGGCAGCAGCGCCGCGGTGGTGATCATGTAGGTGGTGGCGCCGTCGCCATCCAACGACACGGTCAAGGCCAGGATCGCGGTGCCTACCAGGATGCGCAGGGGATCGCCCCGGACCAGGCGGACGATCAGCTTGATCAGCGGATCAAACAGACCGACGTCGATCATCAGGCCGAAGTAGAGGATGGCGAAGACCAGCATGACGCCGGTCGGAGCCAACTCCTTGACCCCGTTGATCATCATGTCGCCCAGTCCGGCCGAGAAACCGGCCAGGATCGCGAACGCCGTCGGCACCATGATCAAGGCGATCAGCGCCGAAAGGCGCTTCGTCATGATCAGGACCATGAACGTCACCACCATCGCGAATGCGATCACGGACAACGCGCCAGAATCGAGATGGCCGGCGGGCATCAGAACCTCGCCGGCGCGCGCGGCGCCGCCGGAGTCTCCCGGCGTGGTTTCAGCACCTTGGGCATCGGTCCTCCCTGGCGTGGCGTGGCGCCCGCCAGGCCATCGTTGTCCCCTTCTTGATGCGCGAACCTGTCATGAGCCTGTCGTCAGAACGAAGATTGCGTTCCCGCAACGCTGAAACTCACGACCGCCCGCAGCCCCCTGCCCGCCGCCGGCGTCTCCAGCCTGACGTCCGCCCCGATCACGCGCGCCAAGGCGGCGACGATGGACAGGCCCAGGCCGCTGCCGCGCGAAGGGTCCCGGTGCAGCCGCTCGAAGCGGCCGAACACCTTCTCGCGCTCCTCCGGAGGGATGCCGGGACCGTCGTCCTCCACGGCCACGAGGACCTGCCGGTCGGCCACCTCCAGTCCGATCCGGACATGTCCGCCCGCCCGATTGTGCTTGATCGCGTTGTCGATGAGGTTGCCGATCATTTCGATGGCCAGCACCCGGTTGGTCACCACCGCCGGGGCATGGGCCAGGCGATCGAAATTGAACTCAATGCCCGCCTCGACGGCCGTCAATGCATGCTCGGCGGCCGAAGCCGCCGCGATCTCATTCGGATCGACCGCCGCCAGTTCGACCCGCGACTGATCGGCGCCGTCGGCCCGCGCCAGGGCCAGCAGCTGGACGATCAGGTGCTGCAGGCGCTCGCTGGCCTGGCTGATGTCCTCGATCGACTCCTTCGCCGCCGCGCCGCCCGGCTCGGCCTTCCGCAGAAGCGCGATGTGGGTGCGCAGGATCGACAGCGGCGTGCGCATCTGGTGCGAGGCGTCGGCGGTGAACCGCTGAATGCCCGTGATCGCCGAGTCCAGCCGCGCCAGCATGGCGTTGAAGCCCCCCACCAGCTCGCGCAGCTCCGTCGGCACCGGATCCAGCGCGATGGGCGAGAGATCAGAGGCCGCCCGGCGATCCATCTCGGCCTGCACCCTGTGGAGCGGTCGCAGCCCCCACCGGATGGCGAGCGGCAGCAGAGCCAGCGACACCCCGATCAGGACCAGCTCCAGGATCACCAGTCCCGTCAGCAGCCGGTTGGAAATCCTCTGGCGCGCCCGCAGGGTCTCGGCGACCTGGACGATGACGACGCCATCGATCTGCGGCAGGCGGCGCGCCTCCGCCACCACTCGCACAGGCCGCCCCAGATAGACCGCGTCGCCAAACACCACTTGGGTGTCGCCCATGGTCTTCGGCGCGATGCTGGGCAGGTCCTCATAGCCGGTCAGGACGCGCCCCTGATGGCTGACGTTGTAGTAGACGTTGTCCCGCGCGGCGTCCTCGAGCATGCCGAAGATCGCGGGCGACAGGTCGAGGCCGACGGCGCCGTCCTCGACGGTCAGGGAATCGATGATCGCCCGGGAGGCGGCGCCGAGAATGCGGTCATTGACCGTCTGAACCGCCTGATTGATCACCCAGGCGCCGCCAAGACCCAGGATCAGCGCCAGCACCATCACCGGGATCACCATCCCGCGCTGCATCCGGGCGGCGAGAGACGGCGCCTGGCGTCGCCGAGCCGGGTCGGCGGCGGTCACCGGGCGTCCATGACGTAGCCGAGCCCCCGAATGGTGCGAATGCGCGGCCCGTCCGGCTCCAGCTTGCGACGCAGCCGCGCGACATAGACCTCGATCGCGTTGGGCGCGACGGCGTCGTCGTAGCCGAAGACCTCGGACGACAGCCGCTCCTTGTCGACCACCTTGCCGACCCGGGCGGCCAGTCGTTCCAGCACAGCCCATTCGCGGCGGCGGAGATCGAGCGGCCTGCCGTCGATCTCCGCCGTCATACGCGTCGAATCCATGACCAGCTTGCCGATGGTCGTGATCGCGTCCGCCTCGCCGCGCGCGCGGCGCAGCAGGGCGCGGATCCGGGCTTCGAGCTCGCTCGGCTCGAACGGTTTGAGCATGTAGTCGTCGGCGCCGGAATCCAGGCCGATGAGACGGTCCTCGAGCGTGTCTCGAGCCGTGAGGATGAGCACCAGGGTCTTGTTGCCGGCCGCTCGCAACTTCCGCAACACCTCCAGGCCGGACATCTCCGGCAGGCCCAGATCGAGGGTGATGAGCGCGTAGGGTTCGTCCGTAGCCATGGCCCGGGCGCTCTCTCCGTCCATCGCGACATCGATCGTGTAGCCGGCGGCGGCGAGCGTCGCCGACAGGCCCCGCGCCAAGGAGGCATCGTCTTCGACCAGCAGAATTCTCGGCATGGCCCTTCCCGTCCCCGCGTTGACTCGCCGCGCCAATGAGGCGACCCCTACCAAGGACTGTCAATTTCCAGCTGTCCAGAATGCGGGGGGCCGCAGCCTTGGTGACGCGACCCGACAAGCGTTTGGCGCTTCTGGCCTGGCTTCTGGGGGCCCTCGTTCTGGTCGTTCTGGGCGGGCTGTTCCTGTTCCAGGCGACCCGCGAGGACCTCGAAACCGCCGCCGCTCGCGAGGGCGTGGTCGAGGTCTGGTCCACGACGGACAGCAATCGGGTTCAGGAGCTTCTCGCCGATTTCCGCCGTCGGCACCCGAAGGTCCGCGTCATCTACACCGACATTCGGGGCAGTGATCTTCAGTCACAGTTCCTGGCCTCCGCCCGGAGCAACCGCGGCACCGCTGACGTGCTCTGGAGCTCGGCGATGGATCTCCAGATCAAACTGGTCAACGACGGCTATGCCGCGACCTACGCTTCCCGTCATTCAGCGCATTTTCCGGACTGGGCCAAGTGGAAGAACCAGGCCTGGGGCGTGACCGCCGAACCCATCGTGACCGTGTACAACACCAAGCTGGTTCCCGCCGACCAGATCCCCGACAGCCACGTCGCGCTGCGCCGCTTCCTGGAGGCCGGCGAGCCGGACGGACGGCGCGTCGTCGCCACCTACGACCCGGTGCGGTCCGCCGTCGGCTACCTCTACCTCTCCCAGGACGCGCAAGCCTCCAGCGAGGTCTGGCGGCTGGTCAAGGCCATGCGAAAGGACAGGTTGAAGCTCTACACCTCGGCCGAAGACATCTTGCATGAGGTGTCCGCCGGACGCGCCGCGTTCGGGTACAATGTCGCCGGCTCGTACGCGCTGGACGAGATGTCGGCCCAGCCTGATCTGGGCGTCATCCTGCCGCAGGACTACACGCTGGTGATGTCGCGCATCGCCATCATCCCGCACCAGGCGCGCCACCCCGCCGCCGCGCGGCTGTTCCTGGACTTTCTGCTCTCGCGCGAAGGCCAGCGGCACCTCGCCGGGCGACACATCACGCCGGCGCGGAGCGACGTGGAGGCCCCTCGACTCTTGGCCCATTCCGTCCCCCGGCGCGCCATCCGGGTCGGGCCCGCCCTGCTGGTCACGGAAGACCGCCTCACCCGAGCCCACTTCATCTCGCTCTGGGAAAAAAGCCGACGCTGATCACGGCGTGAACCCGGCGAAGTCCGGCGAACCGGCGGCGATCAAGAGCGCCGCGGGTTGAGATGCAGGGTTGGACCGTCCCAGGACGGCTGTAGGGCGCCTCCGACAGCATGGTCACGGCCGCGCGCCGGTCAGGAGAGGCGACCTCCCGAAGTTCCGCGATGGAGCAAACGGCGCACCCTGGGCGGGAGCGATTCCCGAGAGGGAACATCCGCCGCCTCATGAGGAAAAGGAACGTCGCCGGTTCATCAGCCGAATGATCTGGGCATGCGTCGCCTCGCCGATCCAACTAACGCCATGGGCGTCTGGCGCGATGTCGATGAGGCCGTTCTTCGCCATGCGCTCAACCGCGGCCAACGCATAGGTCGAGCGCAGTCCCTCCGCCGAGACGCCTTCGTCGAACAGCGACTGGGCGCCGCGATCCGACGACGCCAGGAGCTCCAAGCCCTTTAGATGCTCTTCCACAAGCCCTTCGGGCACGTGCGCGGTTATGGCGGCCCGCAGGACGTCGGCGCTGCTTTCACGGAGAAAGGCCACAACCTTGCTGCGAACGAGGTCGCTGGGATCATTCGCCAAACCGAGAACGGCGCCGACCTGTTCGGCGGACAAGGCGTTGGAATGGCTGATCACCCCGTCCATCAGCGCCGAACGGGCGGCCTCGTCTGGGTGATCGACCGATTGAAGCGCCTGGTCCAGCAGCCCCTCCGCCTTGCGGCCCAGCGCTCCGAACACGAACAGGCCCCGCCGCCTGACCACAGGATCGTCGGCCGTCAGCAGAGCCGCTAGCGGGCCGGGCCGCGAGCTGTCGAACCGTTGGATGGCCAGGCTCAACAGGTCCAGGCCTTCCGCTCCGCTCCAGGCGCGATCATCCAGGCCGAGAAGCGAGAATGGATCGACATCAGCGCCAGTCACACTAGTCCCTTCGTTTTCCAGCTCGTCCAGAAGACGCCGCCCGTTCCGCGTGAAGCCTCTTTCCGCTTTACCTTTTCCAGATCATCGAGGCGGCGCTCTTCCTCTTCGATTCTACCTTGGTGCTTGCGCCATTGACGAGCGTTCTCTCGATCGCGGTCGTCGCCGTTTGGCGACCCGCGCTCATGGCGCCTCTGCTCCCTCTCCCGCTGCGCGATGCTCTCCAGGAGCGGCCTCTCGACGTCCAGGCGGACGATCCCCCTCTCCGTCCAATCCCAGGATCGCCGCGGCGTAACAGGGGCGATCGAAGAGGGTCTGCAGGAAGACGAGCTTGCCGCCGGCCACCCCCGGTTGGGCGAGCAGATGGGAGAACCATCGATCAGCCGCGACGATATCTGGATGAAAGGCCTGGACCCGGTAGTCATAGCCGCCGGTGATCCGCACCGCTGAATGGGCGGCGGGGTCCCCGATCAGCTCCGACTCGAAGGCTTCCATGTCGCCGGGACCCAGCCAGCGCCCTTGAAGATAGGCTAGGCATTCGCAGGCGCCGCCGACGAAGTCCCGGCGCAGCGCCACGGCCTGTCGCGTGACCCCGTCGACCTGTAGACGCGAGAGCATTCGCCAGGCCGTCGTATTGCTGACGCCCAAGCGCCGCGCCACCTCCCGCCCGTGGACTCTGGAGCGCCCCTCGATCAGGGCCACCATCCTCAGATCCTCGTCCGTGATCGTGCGACGACGCGTCATCGGGGCGTGAGGCGGTCGCCGGGGAACGCCGCGATCACCATCGTCTCAGGCCGTCCAGCGTCGCGGCGTGCAGCGACCGCCCGGCCTCGACGACCAGCCGCCGCCAGGCCGGGTCGGGCGGGTCGTAGGCGTGGCGAAGCCTGTCCTTCAGCACCGAACGGGTCCGAAGATCGCCGGGCGCGCGCCCAAGCCGCATCCAACGGTCGATCATCACAGCCTCGAAGGCCTCGAAGTTGGAAACCGTGCCGATCTCCACGGGCGCGCCGACGATCTCGACATGGGGCGCGAGCCTGCGCAGTCCCGTGAGCAGGAGCCCCGACCAGTCCGGCGTCTCGCCGGACTCGAAGGCCTCGTCTTCGCCCTGCAGGTCCTGGTCCGCCCACCAGCCGGCCAGGCGCCGCCGGGCGGGGCTGCCTGGAGGGTCCAGGGACACGGCCAGCGCCTGACCGTAGGTTCCGAACCCGGTGTGCCACTCCAGGTAGCCCATGCGGCGGCAGGCCGTCAGCTCCTCTTCGACGATACGCTCGAACACCCAGCGAGACGACGACGGGCCCAGACCGCCGAAACCGATCCCATCAGGGTGACTGTGCTGGCCGCCGGTGAAGGCCGTCAGCGCCGCCGCGGCGCCCAGTTCATCCGTCAAAGCCCGATACAGAGCCTTTGTCCTGTCCAGGAGCCCGTCATCCCAGGCGTCCGGACAGACGATCTCGTGGATGCGCGCATAGTCGGGGTTGGGCCTTGAGGGGCCATCGAAGTCGCCGAAGTTGCGGGACAGATCGATGTTGTCGGCGTCGACCCGGAAGCCATGCGACACGCCCCAGGGATTGAGCGCGTGCACCACCACGACGTTGCAGTCCGCGCCCAAGGTCTCCGGGGCGAGGGCCGCGAGGAAGGCCCGCTGGGCGGCCGAGCCGGCCTGTCCCTCTGCGCCATGGACGCCGGAGACTGTGAGCAGGGTCTTGGGACTGTCGGGCCGGCCGATCACCGTCCAGTCGATCGTCAGATCTTCGCCCTCCGCGCCCAGGCCCGGGACCGCGGCGGACTTCAGCCGCCCGCCCGCGGCGGCGGCGGCCTCCCGGAAGGCCCGGCGCGCGTCCTGATAGGTTTCCGCAAACCCATCCATCAGTTCAGGCCGCCGCCGGGCGCGGCGCGCGGCGTTCGGCGGCGAGCAGCGGAAGCGTGAGCAGGAAGCTGGCCAGGTAGAACCCGACCGCCAGGTAGCCGATGCTGTGCGGCCCTTGATCGGCGACCGCCGCGCCGACCGCGGGGCCGACCGCCGATCCCAGCGCCAGCAGGGCCGCGCCGACGCTGCTCCATCGGCCGCTGACATCGAGCCGGGCCAGGGCGCCGAGGATGAACGGCAGTCCGAAGAACCAGGCCGTCTTGATGATCACCGCGCCGGCGACGTAGGCGGCGACGTTCGGAACGGCCAGCAGCAGCGCGGAGGCGACCAAGCCCGCGAAGGCCAGGGCGTTCGGCGCCCGACTGCCGAACCGCGAACCGACCGCCATTGATGCGATGGCCCCGGCGATCGCGCCGAGCACCGAGACGCCCAGCAGCAGCCCGACCTCGCCGCGATTCAGGCCCACGGCCAGGCCCATCCGCTCCTGGAAGGACCACAGGGTCGTATGCGCGGCGTACAGGCAGAACAGCGCCAGCGCTCCACAGACCGCTGCGGCGGTCGCACCACCGGCCGTCGGAAAGAACCGCCCGCTGGTCTCGGCGCCCTCCCCGCCCGTTCGGGGGATGAGGCGCGCGCATAGGAGTCCGATGACGGACACCCCGGCCAGGACGGCCGTAACGCCGCCGAGGCCGAAGGTCTGGGCGATCCAGCCCGAAACCGACAGCAGCAGGGCCGCGTAGGACAGATTGACGAAGGTCGCGATCGCCCAGACCCGCTGAGGATCGGGCCGGCCGGCGTAGGCGGCGAAGACGCTGGCGGCGGTGAAGCCCATCGCCAAACCGAAGACGCCGCGCACGGCCAGCAGCGGCAGGAACCCGCCGGCCTGGGCGGTCAGCAGACTGCCCAGGATCATGAACGCCAGGCCGACGGCCGCCAGCGCCGCCCGATTCATCCGGTGCAGGAGCAGGGAGAACAGGAGCAGCCCCAAGGCATAGGCGCCGTTCTCCGCCGCCAGCGCCAGGCTGGCCTGCGACGCGGTCAGGCCAAGCTGATCAATGTACAGTCCCAGCAACACCGGACTGAGGGTCGCGCTGGTCATCGCGCCCGTGCCGATGACGATCAGGGCGGGCAGGACGACGCGGGAGGGTCCGGGTTCAGTCGACATAGGCGATCGCCTGCGGCGCGGTGAAGGCGGCCAACCCCAGCGGCCCGCCCTCGATGCCGAAGCCCGACTGCTTCCGCGGCTCGAACGGCGCGCCCAGGGCCAGTCCGGGTCGGGCGCCAGGCGCGGCGACGACGCTGACCGAACCGACGTCGAGGCCGGCCGCGACGGTCTCTGCGGCCTCGCGGTCGGCGCTCCAGATCGTCGCGCCGAGACCATAGGTCGAACCGTCGGCGAGACGGATCGCCTCATCGAGATCCGCGTATTCCTGGATGGTCAGCAGCGGCCCAAACACCTCCTGCTGCACCAGCGCTCCGTCCTGGGGAGGCTCGAGCACGAGCTCGGGGCGGACGTAGAAGCCGGCGGGGTTCAGGTCGCCGAAGGCGCAGGGCAAGGCGATCACCTCGCCGGCCTCCCGGGCGATTTCGCGGAAGGCCTGGACGGTTTCGTACTGTCGACGGCTCGCCACTGGTCCCAGGGTCGTCGCGGGATCCCGGGGATCGCCGATGGTCCAGCCGGCCGCCGCCTGGCGCAGACCTTCGACCGCCGCCGCCGCGCCGCCCCGGGGCAGCAGCAGGCGCGTCCGCGCCGCGCACCACTGTCCGGTGTTCCAGAAGGCCGCCGCGAAGACGCCGGACCAGATCTGATCCTCGCCGATCATGTCGGGCAGCACCAGCTGCGGGGACTTGCCGCCGCATTCCATGGTCAACGGCTTCAAGGCCTGTTCGACCGAGGCGCGGATGATCGCCTTTCCGGTTTCGGTCGAGCCGGTGAAGGCGACCATGTCGACGTCCGGATGGGCGACCAGCGCCGCCCCCGTGCTCCGCCCTGTCCCCGGGATGACGTTGAACACCCCCGCGGGCAGTCCGGCCTCCGTGGCCAGCCTGGCCAGCAGCACCGCCGACCGCGGCGACAGTTCGGACGGCTTGAGCACCAGCGTGTTGCCCGCCGCCAGAATGGGCGCCGACCGGAGGATCACGTTGGCGGTCGGAAAGTTCCAGGGCG
Coding sequences within:
- a CDS encoding citrate:proton symporter encodes the protein MIAFAMVVTFMVLIMTKRLSALIALIMVPTAFAILAGFSAGLGDMMINGVKELAPTGVMLVFAILYFGLMIDVGLFDPLIKLIVRLVRGDPLRILVGTAILALTVSLDGDGATTYMITTAALLPLYRHMKMDVRMMACVIIMSSGVMNLLPWGGPTARVMSVLKLDASDVFVPLILPMAATAVWVLFVAYRFGLHERRRLAALPPEAVDEDASAEEILAGDEEGHVEARRPKLYWFNLGLTAALMVALVLDLFPLAVLFMLAFAMAMTVNYPSLAAQRERMEAHAGNALAVGGSSSRPASSPASCRERRWSTPWPRP
- a CDS encoding sensor histidine kinase encodes the protein MTAADPARRRQAPSLAARMQRGMVIPVMVLALILGLGGAWVINQAVQTVNDRILGAASRAIIDSLTVEDGAVGLDLSPAIFGMLEDAARDNVYYNVSHQGRVLTGYEDLPSIAPKTMGDTQVVFGDAVYLGRPVRVVAEARRLPQIDGVVIVQVAETLRARQRISNRLLTGLVILELVLIGVSLALLPLAIRWGLRPLHRVQAEMDRRAASDLSPIALDPVPTELRELVGGFNAMLARLDSAITGIQRFTADASHQMRTPLSILRTHIALLRKAEPGGAAAKESIEDISQASERLQHLIVQLLALARADGADQSRVELAAVDPNEIAAASAAEHALTAVEAGIEFNFDRLAHAPAVVTNRVLAIEMIGNLIDNAIKHNRAGGHVRIGLEVADRQVLVAVEDDGPGIPPEEREKVFGRFERLHRDPSRGSGLGLSIVAALARVIGADVRLETPAAGRGLRAVVSFSVAGTQSSF
- a CDS encoding response regulator transcription factor; this translates as MPRILLVEDDASLARGLSATLAAAGYTIDVAMDGESARAMATDEPYALITLDLGLPEMSGLEVLRKLRAAGNKTLVLILTARDTLEDRLIGLDSGADDYMLKPFEPSELEARIRALLRRARGEADAITTIGKLVMDSTRMTAEIDGRPLDLRRREWAVLERLAARVGKVVDKERLSSEVFGYDDAVAPNAIEVYVARLRRKLEPDGPRIRTIRGLGYVMDAR
- a CDS encoding ABC transporter substrate-binding protein; the protein is MTRPDKRLALLAWLLGALVLVVLGGLFLFQATREDLETAAAREGVVEVWSTTDSNRVQELLADFRRRHPKVRVIYTDIRGSDLQSQFLASARSNRGTADVLWSSAMDLQIKLVNDGYAATYASRHSAHFPDWAKWKNQAWGVTAEPIVTVYNTKLVPADQIPDSHVALRRFLEAGEPDGRRVVATYDPVRSAVGYLYLSQDAQASSEVWRLVKAMRKDRLKLYTSAEDILHEVSAGRAAFGYNVAGSYALDEMSAQPDLGVILPQDYTLVMSRIAIIPHQARHPAAARLFLDFLLSREGQRHLAGRHITPARSDVEAPRLLAHSVPRRAIRVGPALLVTEDRLTRAHFISLWEKSRR
- a CDS encoding Lrp/AsnC family transcriptional regulator, whose product is MVALIEGRSRVHGREVARRLGVSNTTAWRMLSRLQVDGVTRQAVALRRDFVGGACECLAYLQGRWLGPGDMEAFESELIGDPAAHSAVRITGGYDYRVQAFHPDIVAADRWFSHLLAQPGVAGGKLVFLQTLFDRPCYAAAILGLDGEGDRPPGRREAAPGEHRAAGEGAEAP
- a CDS encoding M14 family metallopeptidase, which translates into the protein MDGFAETYQDARRAFREAAAAAGGRLKSAAVPGLGAEGEDLTIDWTVIGRPDSPKTLLTVSGVHGAEGQAGSAAQRAFLAALAPETLGADCNVVVVHALNPWGVSHGFRVDADNIDLSRNFGDFDGPSRPNPDYARIHEIVCPDAWDDGLLDRTKALYRALTDELGAAAALTAFTGGQHSHPDGIGFGGLGPSSSRWVFERIVEEELTACRRMGYLEWHTGFGTYGQALAVSLDPPGSPARRRLAGWWADQDLQGEDEAFESGETPDWSGLLLTGLRRLAPHVEIVGAPVEIGTVSNFEAFEAVMIDRWMRLGRAPGDLRTRSVLKDRLRHAYDPPDPAWRRLVVEAGRSLHAATLDGLRRW
- a CDS encoding MFS transporter, producing MSTEPGPSRVVLPALIVIGTGAMTSATLSPVLLGLYIDQLGLTASQASLALAAENGAYALGLLLFSLLLHRMNRAALAAVGLAFMILGSLLTAQAGGFLPLLAVRGVFGLAMGFTAASVFAAYAGRPDPQRVWAIATFVNLSYAALLLSVSGWIAQTFGLGGVTAVLAGVSVIGLLCARLIPRTGGEGAETSGRFFPTAGGATAAAVCGALALFCLYAAHTTLWSFQERMGLAVGLNRGEVGLLLGVSVLGAIAGAIASMAVGSRFGSRAPNALAFAGLVASALLLAVPNVAAYVAGAVIIKTAWFFGLPFILGALARLDVSGRWSSVGAALLALGSAVGPAVGAAVADQGPHSIGYLAVGFYLASFLLTLPLLAAERRAPRPAAA
- a CDS encoding aldehyde dehydrogenase family protein, giving the protein MTAAASAWDAPLPEDLSRGWIHGETRAFSDRTLVSVDPSTGETLGVFDDGGAPAVEAAVASARAAFRGGWGRMKGEDRAARLLAWAQRIAEESEQLARLETLEVGRPITDAKTLIAQAPLLIGYYAGLIPGLEDRSDGAVRRPRGVVGAITPWNFPTANVILRSAPILAAGNTLVLKPSELSPRSAVLLARLATEAGLPAGVFNVIPGTGRSTGAALVAHPDVDMVAFTGSTETGKAIIRASVEQALKPLTMECGGKSPQLVLPDMIGEDQIWSGVFAAAFWNTGQWCAARTRLLLPRGGAAAAVEGLRQAAAGWTIGDPRDPATTLGPVASRRQYETVQAFREIAREAGEVIALPCAFGDLNPAGFYVRPELVLEPPQDGALVQQEVFGPLLTIQEYADLDEAIRLADGSTYGLGATIWSADREAAETVAAGLDVGSVSVVAAPGARPGLALGAPFEPRKQSGFGIEGGPLGLAAFTAPQAIAYVD